The region TCAGCAATCACACTTGTTCCCATTTCATGCTTTGTCCCCATCACCTCTCCTATGCTTATATAAGCTAGCTTCCTCCTCACCCGAACTAGCAATTGAATTTCAAACTTAATACAGAATCCTAGCAATGGCCTCGAGTACTGTTATAGCTATTAATGTAGATAGAGAAGGGGTCGCACTTGCTCCTCCCTACAGCAGCAAATCACAAAAGAAGAAACTTGATAGATTTTATTGTCAACCCATAGTTTCGATTCTTAAACAAAAACCAATGAATGGGCATGACATGAGAAAAGTGATTCACAGTGTCAAGGTTGGTGTAGCTCTCGTTTTAGTTTCTCTTCTCTACCTGCTCGGTCCTTTGTATAAACGAGTCGGAGAAAATGCCATGTGGGCCATAATGACCGTCGTGGTCATCTTTGAGTTCTTTGCAGGTTTGTATATACATACATCTATACATATGTCTGTGCTTAGTTTTAGGATATAATTGTGATTCATATTATTTGGTAATGATGTCAGGGGCTACACTGAGCAAGGGCTTGAATCGTGGGATTGGGACAGTACTAGGAGGTGGACTGGGATGTTTAGGTGCAGCTTTTGCGCAAGCCGTGGGTGGTGTTGGCAAAGCGATAGTTGTGGGCATTGCTGTCTTCATTTTTGGTAacactttaaaaagaaaaaagactcCCACTTCTTTCGAGCTCAAGATTCAAAGTTTTCTTACATCATTAGAAATGGTTTTAAAGTGGAATCAAAACCATTTGTTTTGCTTTCAGGTGCTGGCGCAACATACACTCGACAAATACGGaacattaaaaagaaatatgattACGGAGCTCTAATATTCATATTGACGTTCAATCTGGTTGTAGTGTCGGGTTTACGTGCTGACCAAGTCTTGGAATTGGCCCGAGACCGTCTCGCAACCATTGTCATGGGATTCGCTATCTGCATTTTCATTAGTTTGCTGGTCTTCCCCATCTGGGCTGGTGATGAGCTTCATCACTCTTTAATCTCCCGATTTGAAGACCTTGCTCGCTCTTTGGAAGGTATAAATATAACTCTACATCAATGCATAGTCTTTAAGGGTTCATTTTGCATGCACAATTAGTGCTTTTAATATTAGTATATTAAAAACCCCTTTGGATTAGTATCCTATTTATTGTATAGCTATAAATTAATTGGGACCTTTTTATGTTTCATTATTATAGGGTTCTCCAAGGAATATTTTGAAAATGACAACCACAAAGAGAAGAAGTCCAGTGCTAATTTTAGTGGTAAATGCAAATCAATCCTACACTCCAAGGCAAAGGATGAATCATTGGTATAATATCATTTCTTTCTATGTCATAAAGTCACTACTTAATATATACATgagtaaaatataaataatacacatAGTCCAAAATTATTCTTAATGCTTGATATGCAATGGCAATCGTGCAGGTAAACTTTGCAAGATGGGAACCATGGCATGGGAAATTTGGGTTTTCTTACCCTTGGGGAAAATACCTAAAAATAGGAGAGGATCTAAGAGATTTGGCTATAATCATCCTTTCACTTAAAGGTTGTCATGATCAGTCATCAGAAATACTTGAAGCATCAGTTAAAGAAGCATGTGAAGGAATCATAGCATCACTTGCATGGACCATAAAGGAACTTGGAGAAAGCATAAAAGAGATGAGTAAATGTCGATACGAAGAAATGATTGTGCCTAAAATGAAATCAGTAAGGATAGAGGTAAGTGCAATTGTGAACCCTTTTGCACTTGGGACCTATTTAGAGAATAGTGATGGGCTCGGAATTGCAAGCTTTGTACATTCATTGATGAAGATGGTAGAAAAGTTGGAAGAATTGGCAAAAGAAGTGGAAGAACTTGGACAACTTGGAGGTTTTCATGAAAACAGTTGATAATTCAAGCTACCTATGAGCATATTGTAATGTACAGATATGATCATATACTATATATAAGCCCATATTTGACTGGCTATATACACaaagaattttgaaatgaaattttccaaaaaaaaaattaaataaataatatatttatttggtGAAAGTAACTCTAGATTTGACTCAAATTAATTTCTCTATTGTTAATgaaataatcaatttaactttTGTACcgtaaaaagatataaataatattaaaatttaagggTGCTACccttgaaataatttttaaaaaaagaatgacGTGGAAATTTATTATAGAGAAAGAAAACCAGCATAATAAAAATAGCTAAATTCACTTATGAAAACTTGAAACCCTTTGAAAATCAATCACTTGAGAGAAGGGAAAACAAGGCAATTAGGTTTGCAAAATGAAAACAGAAACAAGAGATTTAAGTTTTGAATAAATTGGAaagttgttttaattttgtctACTCAATGctttcaaaacaacatttaatctattttattttgaGAGCTTATAAGAGTTGAAGGACAATGACAGATTAGAAATATTCCTAGAGAGAATAATTTAatagttgattacttaattaAGTTAAGCTTAGTATGGAGATCAAGTCTCCAAATAAAATTTTGGAGTTTCTACATCAAAATAAAACTAGTGGTGTTtttgttcaatttaatttaatttaatttaattattctcttatttttccaaaaaaacaACAACATCCATTCTATTTTTAAACCTTTTGTTTGTAGTTAATCTAGTGAAGTCTTTACTTTAGcaattcctttttttatttttattttttattttattcatcaaatgacttttctaaaaacataaatttccacatcacttaaaaaaatcatataaattttcatggaGGAAAAAAATTAACTCGAGGAagtttgaatttatttatatttttttactagtATAGGAACTAAGGtcgacaaataaaaaaatttaatctcaATTATTAGTAAtgctaaatttatattataaaattgttggtaaattaataaaatcaaattatctaAAAAAGATTTTTGTTGATTTATGAAACTAAATCTCTTAGAAAAgatcatttattttatatatattttaaaaatcgacttaataattttaacataggttatgtaacaccccctacccgtatccgttgtcggaataggtcatgaggcattatcggagtttactgaacattttcaataattctgaatcatttattattcatattctgaAAATAACCATAACGTCCCTCTATTGGgctctcgaagcccaaaacatttatTAGGAACCTACTAGGATTAAATCGGAATCATAGGGAATTTTTTCTCAGaatcctaaatatatatatagattttaaatttatttatttttatttccgaATTAGGTGCAGGGTTCATACGGGCGTATCACATAACAAAtcttttcataagaaattgcataaatgaaacaTTTCCACTCTTTTATAagctcaattatattttcatctaagcacTTACCATTCCAATacaccttataattaaacatattaccattcaacagtAATTTGATACTTGCCTAAACTTCAAGCAACAATATTGGTTAGCGTACTTTAATATTGACAAATTTATTTTCTCGCCATGtctcacttaaatttattactcgtcttaatacacataattttccttgtatcaacgtatcaaagatagtctcatatttacatgtcatgatacatatcattttcttgttgtttcttcttaaatataaattattcaattcattatgacaatatttcatgtaccataattttttataagttcaatgtatatttattccagtaGCAGTTCATAATATTGAATATGCATAATTATCAGGcaagtttcacatacatgtattttccatgtcatattttagtatatcaaataattatcatttcaatgtatttcaagtttaatttcatgattttatgTACTTATCATTTCCTATTTTTATCTCGTTAAATTTCTCGAAATTTCAATTGATTTTCaagggtacactttagtgtacaaattcgggtccgtcaattcatattcatgtacgcacatttttcaattcagagagcacactctcaCGGACCTTATTTcttacagcaggattaccagtccaggctaaatcccctataatataaactcatagagtattgtcaggattaccagtccaggctaaatcccctgcaacgacaattactctaatgagcttggatctgaattaacagttcaggctaaattcagaccctaattcggattacccgtccgggctaaatccattttccacatattattcgggagggctatatcaagatcacccgtccgggctagatctttttcacacatattcttcgagagggctatatcaggataggatcactcgtccgggctagatcctttttaccgtcaattcctgttcagagatccatcaaattttccttccattcaaccgagattttttttctttttatcaaatatatcaatgtttcatcaataacatacatatcaaacatctaagaatataattaaagttacacgaacttatcgggctaaattgtagaaacatcaaaatttagggacattttggtaattttccatttttctcgaatttccacccaaatcttgatctaaattaatatttcattcaatttattaatttaaatgataaaacaattcatttcatgcaatttggccattttttacatttttacaaaattacccttaaaattttacttttattcaatttagtctttgaacctaaaacatgtaaattagctattttaaaataaactcatattagcttaatattcacatatattatttttcctcctcctccactccatttcacatccttgatatatatattaccactatttacttgtttactcataacaagctgttcacttgagttatagtcactaaattaattatatattaagctAAAAAACTCTGAATtgagatccataaattttctctaaaactatactgacatatattcttaccataaaattttcataatttttggtttagccaataagtacattttattctttaaagtcattcttgttctgctgtctgacagttttgacccttcttcactaaaaattaattatctactTGTACAGGAACcggatgatgttcttgtttgttcctttttaaaatatacttattaaggattctaatcatataaattgtaactcataataatttttgtaaaatttttaatgattttctaaagttagaaaggggaacccgaattcattctgaccttgtctcacaaaatttattatatctcataatttacaattacattgattataccgtttcttctatgagaaactatactcaataagatttaattttatattttttcattctctaattaaatttccatgatttatggtgatttttcaaatttaacctactgtttctgtccaaaactgttttagtgcaaaatgttgattactaaatttataacacccttattccctttctctatagtatttcccatcactttctcttattttgcttcactaacatatcaagaacatagaaccttatataataaaaccctacattaacataaatttcatactttttcaataatatcaaactcaaaaatatattgaaatcttgatattcttaccttgctctattgatttcaatctttaacttgattttctctcttctccagcctctatttcttgaatctaacttgatattctagctccccatagtctccttatcaattttctctatTAGTGGCTATAGaaatttctttaaattctaagtgaaaatggtgaatttttagtgtgaggaccaaattgtaaagaaagcaaaactttctttctttctctcttcttctcacgttgatGCATGGAAAAATGGTTGGATGATGGCTtccatctttctttccacatatatatatatacactaaataaaataataaaacattattaagaaaaaaaatcaaatcaaaatataataaactaatatttatttatttaatctaaatatctccaacatcatcattattttctagatttctctctcttctaattgaccattttgccctttagatcttctaaaattccatcattgagtcatcacttaatttggtaaaattacaatttggtccctcataattcttcatctatactatttggtcctaattcatccattttccttaggtTCTAGATTAtcccacccttaaaatatttacactattgatccttcaaattttcatatttacattttaacccctcaaattttgagtatttactattgggtaacaaaacttttctcacttttacaatttaattctttcttgaattaatatgtcataatatacttcccaatgttgtcataactcaaaattctcctttttgtcactttatttccttactatatcaaaaataatatcttactgtaaaaattttcggggtattacatttccctcccccttaaaataaatttcgtcctcaaaatttccttGTTTTACTATATCAAGAATATCTTCTCTCTtactgtaataattttttttattccgaCTATCTATCTTCATACTCATGAGTGCACAGAATTTATTCTCTTAGCTGAGGACATGCttaaatacatataactcaaatcacatctcgataattcaattcactttaaTAAAACAACTGTATTGATTTCAACTATCAAACACTAACACATCAAGATAATATTTTCTTAATGCTGAGAATACAactcaaacacacaatctttcaaCAATCTTTTAGCATGCAAACCAAAGATCCTTTAACCGTATTAGTTCAAGGAAACATATATTTTGATTGAACTCGTTAACTTTAATCAAATttacctaaggaaaaattcaaTCATACAATTTTAAGTTTATGCTCTCATTATTTATACCCTTACTGATGACAAttccttacacgaaaattagaaaagTCCAAATACCAAAATCATCACATTTCAAGTCTGGAATTTCATCGTAGCAAAACAATACACTTTTTAAATGTGTATGCAAAATAGAATAATAACTGGTCATAAACCGATCAAACCAACAGGGTTTTCGTCTAACATCATAATTAGCTAACATTCTCATAACATAAGAACTCCATTAGAAACTGAACAATTATacacatatctctgaggataaaagaatatatagaatatCCAGAAAAGATCATCGTGTTCATTTCGATTGTAATCGTCACACACAGGCATCTTTACCacttaattatcatttctctgaCAAATTTTGTTATCACAAACCTCACATTATTCCATTTActaacaaaaatcaattcaaaagaacTTCCAGTTAATACAGACATTATTTAGGTATCATACTTGAATATTTTGTCTCGTCAAATTTAACTTCTTCTTTAGTTCACATTTATGAGCTTATTCAACCTGATTCTCGTAAAAAAGATTTCGTCATAAAgcaatactgataagggggtgatggtgaggtcgtaaagcctctaacttactctcataaatacatatatatatatgacttagctttcatcatcaatgtaataccatcataaccacatagttcattccaagcaaattaacacatctatttattacaaatgttttctgtcactcacaatttcacacaatgtatttacttactcgagctcaatattaatatctaattaaattccaatacttggcttccattttacttacagacatttgtcaaattagagaacgccttacagaattgagtactttattttctcgatgccatagtccaactatggtcttacacgtaatcacatatcacataccgatgccatagcccaactatggtcttacacggaatcacatatcacttactaatgccatagcctagctatggtcttacaaggaaatcacataatcacattttcacatgttgccatggtcaaaccatggtcatttccgtcaattcatcacatatcactgaacgaaagtactcattcctgcgttctactcaatttgatcttccaattcaattttcatgctattataatatttgtagtttaataataaagacataaacaaaacattatattatttctaatttaacaattaaacataagattctatcaaataaatatactgattacacttattcaagcaagtgtacataaacacacattccatctatttgtatatatttgcttaccatatttacttaatcaaatatgttgaggaCATAACATCATATGCACACCAAGCAAACACGGATGGGCttatcaccatataaactttcattttattctacgtttccacatttctcatctcaacttatggttatctcatttcgtacattaacacatacttatcatgaacttctattcatacttttctaagtttcgtttcatcataaacacatttcaatcacatcaataaaaaatttttagtatttttgaaaatAGCTCGATTGGAAGTAATACGGCATTACCAGATATCACGCTATCACAAGTAGTAATACGACacatatagctagactcacatacactacgttagtccaagaaccgactaaatcgtagctctgataccaataattgtaacaccccctacccgtatccgttgtcggaatagggcacgaggcattaccagagtttactaaacattttcaataattctgaatcatttattattcatattttgaaaataatcataacgtccctCTATTGGGCTCTCGAAGCCCAAAACTTTTATTAGGAACCTATTgggattaaatcaaaatcataAGAAATTTTTTAGCAGaatcctaaatatatatattttaaattttttttatttccgaaTTAGGTGCAGGGTTCATACGGGCGTATCACATAACAAATCTTTTCATAAGAAATTCAATAACTGAAACCTTTCCACTCTTTCATAagctcaattatattttcatctaagcacttaccattccaatgcaccttataattaaacatattaccattcaacaaTAATTTGACACTTGCCTAGACTTCAAGCAACAATATTGGTTAGCGTACTTTAATATTGACAAACTTATTTTCTCATCATGTCTCACTTAACTTCATTACTCGTCTTAATACACATGATTTTCCTTatatcaacgtatcaaagatagtCTCATATTTACAGGTCATGAGACATatcattttcttgttgtttcttcttaaatataaattattcaatttattatgacaatatttcatgtaccataatttttttataagttcaacgtatatttattccagtagcagttcataatcttgaatatgcataattatcaggcaagtttcacatacatgtattttccatgtcatattttagtatatcaaataattatcatttcaatgtatttcaagtttaatttcatgattttatgtacttatcattttctatttttatctcATTGAATTTATTAGAATTTCGATCGATTTTCAAGGGTatactttagtgtacaaattcgggtccgtcaattcatattcatgtgcgcacatttttcaattcagagagcacactcccgcgaacctcatttcttacagcgggattaccagtccaggctaaatcccctgtaatataaactcatagagtattgtcgggattaccagtccaggctaaatcccctgcaacaacaattactctaatgagcttggatctgaattacccgtccgggctaaatccattttccacatattcttcgggagggctatatcaatatcacccgtccgggctagatctttttcaCACAtgttcttcgggagggctatatcaggataggatcacccgtccgggctagatcctttttaccgtcaattccttttcagagatccatcgaattttccttccattcaatcgagatttttttttctttttatcaaatatatcaattttttatcaataacatacatttcaagcatctaaaaatataattcaagttacacgaacttatccGGATAAATTGcagaaacatcaaaattcatggacattttggtaattttccatttttcttgaatttccacccaaatcttgatctaaattaatatttcattcaatttattaatttaaatgataaaacaattcatttcatgcaatttggccattttgacatttttacaaaattacccttaaaattttacttttattcaatttagtctttgaacctaaaacatgtaaattagctattttaaaataaactcatattagcttaatattcacatatattatttttcctcctccttcactccattccacatccttgatatatatattaccactatttacttgtttactcataacaagttgttcacttgagttatagtcactaaactaattatatcttaagctacagaacttcGAATTGAGATCCGTAatttttatctgaaactagactcacatatattcttaccataaaattttcataattttttgtttatccagtaagtacattttattctttaaagtcattcttgttctgttgtctgacagttttgaccattcttcactaaaagttaattatctccttgtacaggattcagatgatgttctcgtttgttcctttttaaaatatacttattaaggattccaatcatataaattataactcataataattattttacaatttttaatgattttccaaagtcagaaagGGGAACCataattcattctgaccttgtctcacaaaatttattatatctcataatttaaaattacattgattacaccatttcttctatgagaaactagactcaataagatttaatttaatatttttttcattctctaattcaatttccatgatttatggtgatttttcaaagttaacctaatgtttctgtccaaaactattttagtgcaaaatgttgattactaaatttataacacccttattccctttctctatagtatttcccatcactttctcttatttttcttcactaacatatcaagaacatagaaccttatataataaaaccctacattaacatcaattttatactttttcaataatatcaaactcaaaaatatattgaaatcttgatgttcttaccttgctctattgatttcaatctttaacttgattttctctctcctccagcctctatttcttgaatctaacttgatattctagctccccatagtctccttgtcaaTTTTCTCTATTGGTGGCTATAGaaatttctttaaattctaagtgaaaatggtgaatttttagtgtgaggaccaaattgtaaagaaagcaaaactttctttctttctctcttcttctcacatttaggggtgagcattcgatcgaattgaataaaaaattttcgagttaatcgagtttttgaatctcattttatcatcctaactttatttgaagttttctcgaatcgagtcgagtgagatggaattcgaatcgaatcgaatcgaatatatttgttcgagttaaattttaaaaaataattttgggtcattgtaaccactgtcacccatcgtaataaaatttgtccaccttaatcaaaatttttattaactttcatcacctcataatttatttattaattttttatatattggttggcttctttacttgcttagttgtttcaattatcttcagattcatgtcactatgtattttggaattaaaaaatatattaaatgtaaaaatatgatttttttaataaatgttattttaaaaataaaatgtgaaattgataccaatataaaattttaacacgaatattttatggcataattaataattcaattttaatataaatatttaatatgactaaacaattcaataatataaataatataaaatgtaaaatttaatttaataatataaatagtagatataaataaaattattactatttatgtttagtgattttttttggataattttgattttttatttgagagtaaagggtgagaagtaaatgtttagggggaaaataaaaaattttggggaataaaagtttgagggaaagtaaatagggggagtaaaattttggagggaaaatattaaaagaaattggaggggggagggtttggggtagatgggaggtgggatgggaaggaaataaaagttttaggggaaaagtgggagggagtaaaaattttgggggaaaataaaaggttttgagggtttttgagagtaaaattttgagaaaaagtaaatgggagagtaaaattttggtgggaaatggattttgggtagattggggggttgggaggggaggggagtaaaagtttttggGCGAAAGTGGGaatgagtaaaagttttgagggaaaagtaaaaaagtttgggagtttgggataaaaatgtaaaatattatagtttgatattcgaattattcgaattattcgagttattcgaattcgaaaactcaactcgattcgaactcaaaatttgaaaaaaaaatcgaattgattcgaataactcgatttgtttaactcgaaattcaaatttttttcgattttttcgagtctaATCGAGTTTTGCTCATCCTTACTCATGTTGATGCATGAAAAAATGGTGGGATGATGGCTTCCAtcttctttccacatatatatacatactaaataaaataataaaatatcattaagaaaaaaaatcaaatcaaaatataataaactaatatttatttatttatttaatctaaaatatctccaacatcatcattattttctagatttctctcccttctaattgaccattttgccctttaaatcttctaaaattccatcattgagtcatcacttaatttggtaaaattacaatttggtccttcataattcttcatctattcaatttggtcccaattcatccattttccttaggtTCTAGATTAtttcacccttaaaatatttacactattgatccttcaactttttcatatttacattttaaccccttaaattttgagtatttactattgggtaacaaaatttttctcacttttacaatttaatcctttcttgaattaatatgtcataatatacttcccaatattgtcATAACTCATAATTCtcatttttgtcactttatttccttattatatcaaaaataatatcttactataaaaatttttaGGGTATTACAGGTTATCtacctatttattttattaaacactttgttttaaaatttttatattaataaaaaattaatataattataaaacacataaaatatttaatattaaaataaattattttcaatgatttatcaaacataatttaaatttatttatttaatttaatgatataGCACCGGTTATAATGGGAAAAGGAACGAATAGACATGTCCATGGACCGGGCTAGGTTCGAATTAGGCCTTGAAAAAATTTTCGGCCCGCTTACTAGGCCCAATCTGGCccaaaaatgagcctaaaattttgcccaagctcaactcagataaaaatgttaaaactcggATCTGGCCTGGCTCGCtcgaattaatatttttatatcattttttgtataataattttttaaaaatataatatatcaaaaatactaaaaacattcaaataaatctttcccaacaaattgaaaataaattaaaacaatatttatacttaaataacaataaatatgtgtaaatatgcaaattaatgcctctaaaatagtaataaaattaacaaaaaaaataagagttatacaatatccaaataataacaacaaaatagtagtaacataatagtgaaatggtagcaaaacaattagaaaataacaagaaaaatagaagcaaaacaTCAAGAAAATAACAGAttttttaatccttttactaTTTCGGGCTAGATTCGGACCAAAAAAGTTTTACCTGAGGCCCAGTTCATTTTTTAAACGGGTcttatatttttctttcaaaatctatttttcaaacttatatttttatcctaatctttttatttttggagTAGAACTTGACCGA is a window of Gossypium hirsutum isolate 1008001.06 chromosome D08, Gossypium_hirsutum_v2.1, whole genome shotgun sequence DNA encoding:
- the LOC107918677 gene encoding aluminum-activated malate transporter 8 yields the protein MASSTVIAINVDREGVALAPPYSSKSQKKKLDRFYCQPIVSILKQKPMNGHDMRKVIHSVKVGVALVLVSLLYLLGPLYKRVGENAMWAIMTVVVIFEFFAGATLSKGLNRGIGTVLGGGLGCLGAAFAQAVGGVGKAIVVGIAVFIFGAGATYTRQIRNIKKKYDYGALIFILTFNLVVVSGLRADQVLELARDRLATIVMGFAICIFISLLVFPIWAGDELHHSLISRFEDLARSLEGFSKEYFENDNHKEKKSSANFSGKCKSILHSKAKDESLVNFARWEPWHGKFGFSYPWGKYLKIGEDLRDLAIIILSLKGCHDQSSEILEASVKEACEGIIASLAWTIKELGESIKEMSKCRYEEMIVPKMKSVRIEVSAIVNPFALGTYLENSDGLGIASFVHSLMKMVEKLEELAKEVEELGQLGGFHENS